The Desulfovibrio sp. genome has a window encoding:
- a CDS encoding CoA-acylating methylmalonate-semialdehyde dehydrogenase, with translation MSPSKKLKYCAYNEWNDSLCDTYSPVMNPSTGQVIAQAPICTQAEVENAVQAARAAFPGWSQTPVAVRTQVIFRFRELVNKHFEELATTLATEMGKNLDEARGDVFKVVEACEVAVTVPMEIQGSTMMNATRGHDISLYYEPVGVFLGIAPYNFPAMIPFGWFIPVCITAGNTMVLKAATMVPQTGMRLLELLIEAGLPKGVVNLVTCSRNELTGLLSHPEIDGVSFVGSTSVGLKIYAAASGAGKRVQCLTEAKNHALLLEDAPLEWSAKRIVNSAFGCAGQRCMALPVVCVQESVADRFVDILQALGKKLVVGAAYDPKTELGPLASAGQKKFVTDWIDKGVAEGAKLVLDGRNCAPKGLENGFYVGPTIFDHVTKDMTIGDEEIFGPVVCVKRVKDFEEGLAIMNANRFANGSSIFTGSGHYAREFVSRTHGGMVGVNVGIPVPLAFFPFSGNKQSFFGVVHTLGREGLRFYTRVKTVTTKWVSPEESGVGKVSTWEGTINRDL, from the coding sequence ATGTCCCCGTCGAAGAAACTGAAATACTGCGCCTACAACGAATGGAACGATTCGCTGTGCGACACATATTCCCCGGTAATGAACCCCAGTACCGGGCAGGTGATCGCCCAGGCCCCCATCTGCACCCAGGCCGAAGTGGAGAACGCCGTGCAGGCGGCCAGGGCGGCCTTTCCCGGCTGGTCCCAGACACCGGTCGCGGTGCGCACCCAGGTCATATTCCGCTTCCGCGAGCTGGTGAACAAGCATTTCGAGGAACTGGCCACGACCCTGGCCACGGAAATGGGCAAGAACCTCGACGAGGCCCGGGGCGACGTGTTCAAGGTGGTGGAAGCCTGCGAAGTGGCGGTGACCGTGCCCATGGAAATCCAGGGATCGACCATGATGAACGCCACCCGAGGCCACGACATAAGCCTCTATTACGAGCCGGTGGGCGTCTTTCTGGGCATAGCGCCCTACAACTTCCCGGCCATGATCCCCTTCGGCTGGTTCATCCCGGTGTGCATCACCGCAGGCAACACCATGGTCTTGAAGGCCGCCACCATGGTCCCCCAGACCGGCATGCGTCTTCTCGAGCTGCTCATCGAAGCAGGGCTGCCCAAGGGCGTGGTCAACCTTGTCACCTGCAGCCGCAACGAACTGACCGGCCTCTTGTCCCACCCGGAAATCGACGGAGTATCCTTCGTGGGATCCACCTCGGTCGGCCTCAAGATCTACGCGGCCGCCTCAGGGGCGGGCAAGCGGGTGCAATGCCTGACAGAAGCCAAGAACCACGCCCTGCTTCTCGAGGACGCGCCCCTTGAATGGTCCGCGAAGCGCATAGTAAACTCCGCTTTCGGCTGCGCCGGCCAGCGGTGCATGGCCTTGCCGGTGGTGTGCGTACAGGAATCGGTGGCAGACCGTTTCGTGGACATCCTGCAGGCCCTGGGCAAAAAGCTGGTGGTGGGCGCCGCCTACGACCCGAAGACGGAACTCGGCCCCCTGGCCAGCGCCGGGCAGAAGAAGTTCGTGACCGACTGGATCGACAAGGGCGTGGCCGAAGGTGCGAAGCTGGTGCTGGACGGGCGCAACTGCGCTCCCAAGGGGCTTGAGAACGGCTTCTACGTCGGCCCCACCATCTTCGACCATGTGACCAAGGACATGACCATCGGCGACGAGGAGATCTTCGGGCCCGTGGTGTGCGTCAAACGGGTGAAGGATTTCGAGGAAGGCCTGGCCATCATGAACGCGAACCGCTTCGCGAACGGGTCATCCATCTTCACCGGAAGCGGCCACTACGCCAGGGAATTCGTAAGCCGGACCCACGGCGGCATGGTGGGGGTGAACGTGGGCATACCCGTGCCGCTGGCGTTCTTCCCCTTCTCGGGCAACAAGCAGTCCTTCTTCGGCGTGGTGCACACCCTGGGCCGCGAAGGCCTGCGCTTCTACACCCGGGTAAAGACCGTGACCACCAAATGGGTCTCGCCCGAGGAATCCGGAGTCGGCAAGGTAAGCACCTGGGAAGGCACCATCAACCGCGACCTCTAG
- a CDS encoding heme-binding protein translates to MASMTAHLARQLVDAGVEKADKDFGRPICISVCDWHGDLVAFFRMDAAPLRTISIAQQKAYSAARMGSTTEAFLARLRNEQVDISYFCDPLLTALPGASPVKDKEGGIIGAVGISGLLPSEDQGLADHLAQNALSY, encoded by the coding sequence ATGGCCAGCATGACAGCACACTTGGCCAGACAGCTGGTGGACGCGGGAGTCGAAAAGGCCGACAAGGATTTCGGCCGCCCCATCTGCATAAGCGTCTGCGACTGGCATGGAGACCTCGTGGCCTTCTTCAGGATGGACGCGGCGCCCCTGCGCACCATCTCCATCGCCCAGCAAAAGGCTTACAGCGCGGCCCGCATGGGCAGCACCACCGAGGCCTTCCTGGCCAGGCTGCGAAACGAGCAGGTCGACATCAGCTACTTCTGCGACCCTCTGCTCACCGCCCTGCCGGGAGCATCACCCGTAAAGGACAAGGAGGGCGGGATTATAGGAGCAGTGGGTATAAGCGGACTTCTGCCCAGCGAGGACCAGGGCCTGGCGGATCACCTGGCCCAGAACGCCCTCTCATATTGA
- a CDS encoding tetratricopeptide repeat protein yields MSGHDPFPALLGVYSLRKLSEIGSGSTLVDHKNVTYWYVRQLSDTRLEVQPLTDQGVPSGILKSVDVKDFIKSYTPEPLYYTDHRVPLVAGLARKILDGDDTVSLGSLDVKEFSALKALLVDQVDFPAHSDPGYDLAHKRVMASIKKILGLLMCRCEMSRDEHRNRFNSFGVSLRKDGHLDESIGFFSKALELEKNDENIYFNMARVYFDKGDLESCTRVLEQALILNPDFKEAGQFVRYVGKRDFSRR; encoded by the coding sequence ATGAGCGGCCATGACCCATTCCCGGCCTTGCTGGGAGTGTATTCCCTGCGCAAGCTGAGCGAGATCGGTTCCGGCAGTACCCTGGTGGATCACAAAAACGTGACCTATTGGTACGTCCGGCAATTGTCCGACACGCGCCTTGAGGTGCAGCCGCTCACCGACCAGGGAGTTCCCTCGGGCATTCTCAAATCCGTTGACGTCAAGGATTTCATCAAATCATACACTCCTGAGCCTCTCTACTACACGGATCACCGTGTTCCTCTGGTGGCTGGTCTGGCCCGCAAGATTCTGGACGGGGACGATACCGTGTCCCTGGGGAGCCTGGACGTCAAAGAATTCAGTGCGCTCAAGGCGCTCCTGGTGGATCAGGTTGATTTTCCCGCCCATTCCGATCCCGGCTATGATCTTGCCCATAAAAGGGTGATGGCCAGCATTAAAAAGATCCTCGGCTTGCTCATGTGCCGGTGCGAGATGTCCAGGGACGAACATCGCAACCGTTTCAACAGCTTTGGCGTTTCATTGCGCAAGGACGGCCATCTGGACGAGTCCATCGGGTTTTTCTCAAAAGCCTTGGAGCTTGAGAAGAACGATGAGAACATCTACTTCAACATGGCCAGGGTGTATTTCGACAAGGGAGACCTTGAAAGCTGCACCCGGGTTCTGGAGCAGGCCTTGATCCTGAATCCGGATTTCAAGGAAGCCGGCCAGTTCGTCCGATACGTCGGAAAAAGAGACTTCTCCCGGCGTTGA
- a CDS encoding sigma 54-interacting transcriptional regulator: MYPCDIARKSYFREWQRFVDTGECDATVIRPVILESWKRCRAQNLNPYMSASDCCITDQDHLDALLRSNAALISLAKPYMDILGKVVDETHFIGLLASRQGHVLHAVGDPDLLESADKGFIRPGAVRNEHHAGTTGIALSLISKQPVQIFSAEHYCAFYHDWTCSSAPICDDSGELIGVLNLSGDYRLIHKHTLGIVIAMAKALEQALGLRSTNTYLQNCIDSSEYGLAVLDNKQNVKQINKILAQYTSSPSDKLLGQPVTEVLFSSPPLTKLLDKDNRLFEKSISIKKNDKYNTLLVNTQAVYNEENEPIGKLIITKEKKDIHRLVHRMVGAYATFTFEDILGNNERIRRAVELAGSVAPTNARVLIQGESGTGKELFAQAIHNASDLRDGPFIGINCSAIPSELMESEFFGYNEGAFSGAKKGGMPGKFELADGGTIFLDEIDSMPQEMQIKLLRVLEENKITRVGGNTVMPVNVRILAASSKNVGDLVKQGLIRLDLYYRINTIILDIPPLRERTGDIPLLARHIADMVCRKLGQGKKELSQDFLAALMHHEWPGNVRELGNILERSILIARDAPVLTTGHLDTICFQMGKSASCFSASASASQPEAEPGAGLSGIRPLKNIEQEAIAEALRLTGNNHVLAASLLGIHRNTLRNKLKEYSN; the protein is encoded by the coding sequence ATGTATCCTTGCGATATCGCTCGGAAGTCATACTTTCGGGAATGGCAGCGTTTTGTGGATACCGGGGAATGCGACGCCACTGTCATCCGCCCTGTCATCCTCGAATCCTGGAAGCGCTGCCGGGCCCAGAACCTCAACCCCTACATGAGCGCCAGCGATTGCTGCATCACCGACCAGGACCACCTGGACGCCCTCCTGCGCTCCAACGCCGCGCTCATCTCCCTGGCCAAGCCCTACATGGACATCCTGGGCAAGGTTGTTGACGAAACCCACTTCATCGGCCTTTTGGCCAGCAGGCAGGGGCATGTTCTGCACGCCGTGGGAGACCCGGACCTGCTCGAATCCGCGGACAAGGGTTTCATCCGGCCCGGGGCAGTGCGCAACGAACACCACGCCGGGACCACCGGCATCGCCTTGAGCCTTATAAGCAAACAGCCCGTGCAGATTTTCAGCGCGGAACACTACTGCGCCTTCTACCACGACTGGACCTGCTCCTCCGCCCCAATCTGCGACGACTCAGGCGAGCTTATCGGCGTCCTGAACTTGAGCGGAGACTACCGCCTGATCCACAAACACACCCTGGGCATCGTGATCGCCATGGCCAAGGCCCTTGAACAGGCCCTGGGACTTCGCTCCACAAACACCTACCTGCAAAACTGCATCGACAGCTCCGAATACGGGTTGGCCGTGTTGGACAACAAGCAGAACGTCAAGCAAATCAACAAGATACTTGCGCAGTACACGTCGTCCCCGTCTGACAAGCTGCTCGGGCAGCCGGTTACAGAGGTGCTGTTCTCGTCCCCGCCTCTGACCAAACTGCTCGACAAGGACAACAGGCTCTTCGAGAAAAGCATCTCCATAAAAAAGAACGACAAATACAACACACTTCTCGTCAATACGCAGGCCGTCTACAACGAAGAGAACGAGCCCATCGGCAAGCTCATCATCACCAAGGAGAAAAAGGACATCCACCGCCTGGTCCACCGCATGGTGGGCGCCTACGCCACATTCACCTTCGAGGACATCCTGGGAAACAACGAGAGAATACGGCGCGCGGTGGAACTGGCGGGCAGCGTGGCGCCAACCAACGCCCGGGTCCTGATCCAGGGAGAAAGCGGCACCGGCAAAGAGCTCTTCGCCCAGGCCATCCACAACGCCAGCGACCTCCGCGACGGCCCCTTCATCGGCATCAACTGCAGCGCCATCCCCTCCGAACTCATGGAGAGCGAATTCTTCGGCTACAACGAAGGGGCCTTCTCCGGTGCGAAAAAAGGCGGCATGCCGGGGAAATTCGAACTAGCCGACGGCGGGACCATCTTCTTAGACGAGATAGACAGCATGCCCCAGGAGATGCAGATCAAGCTCCTGCGCGTGCTTGAGGAAAACAAGATCACCCGCGTGGGGGGCAACACGGTTATGCCCGTGAATGTGCGCATTCTGGCCGCCAGCAGCAAGAACGTGGGCGACCTGGTGAAGCAGGGGCTCATCCGCCTGGACCTCTACTACCGCATCAACACCATCATCCTGGACATCCCCCCCCTTCGCGAACGCACGGGCGACATCCCGCTGCTGGCCAGACACATAGCGGACATGGTCTGCCGCAAGCTGGGGCAGGGGAAAAAGGAACTCTCGCAAGACTTCCTGGCAGCCCTCATGCACCACGAATGGCCGGGAAACGTCCGGGAGCTGGGCAACATACTGGAACGCTCCATCCTCATCGCCAGGGACGCGCCGGTCCTGACCACTGGCCACCTGGACACCATCTGCTTCCAGATGGGGAAATCCGCATCCTGCTTTTCAGCTTCCGCAAGCGCCAGCCAGCCGGAAGCCGAGCCTGGCGCCGGACTCTCAGGCATCAGGCCGTTGAAAAACATTGAGCAGGAGGCCATTGCCGAAGCCCTGCGCCTCACGGGCAACAATCATGTGCTGGCTGCGAGCCTGCTCGGCATTCATCGCAACACTCTTCGCAACAAGCTCAAGGAATACAGCAACTAA
- a CDS encoding PAS domain S-box protein — translation MNTLEKAGVSSANIHYEILELGRNTTPEYQDSLSKWLQEKYRGLKMDVIITVDGPAQDFILNRGRMLFPGTPIISVLAPVTLNDPVPGRSIIQIPAKVNFEGTLETALQLFPETKTVYFVIGDAPVEKQWLAIAKTAFTPWHGKLRFDYSASSTYEEMLQKAGSLSPDSIIFYLSFYRDPTNRTFVPLDVARETTRIAKVPVFGVYDTLLGVGVLGGSMFSYEYEGHHSAELALDIMSGKLKPAEQLTVIPCLARPMFDYQQVERWHLDMDAFPEGSVFTNRSPTLWGQYKEAVIGALGVLLVLSTLVAALWRMNRRRKLAETDALLSEARFRALVEQAPEAIIVTDVDSNLTVDANKNAFKLFGCETLEQISNRVDLYFLPEQPDHLPLSVSMNDHRTRALAGEEVIFERAIRSAQGIVRICEVRLVLLPSAERRLLRASWIDVTERKHAEAAMASSLREKEILLREIHHRVKNNLQIISSLLSLQGQGTNDPAALSILNDSQGRVMSMALIHQQLYESSDYRGIDAGKYLHKLLSRLVTALKGARTIDLKIEMPAIHMSLDQAIPFGLIMNELVTNSLKHAFRDKSSGMIGISAIEQEDSVVFLIQDDGAGLPPGFTVATAASLGLQIVTMLTDQLHGSLELESQGGTRVRLQLPKKADHA, via the coding sequence TTGAACACACTGGAAAAGGCTGGAGTTTCAAGCGCCAACATCCACTACGAAATCCTTGAACTTGGGCGCAACACCACCCCGGAATACCAGGACTCCCTCTCAAAATGGCTCCAGGAAAAGTACCGGGGCCTCAAGATGGACGTTATCATAACTGTCGACGGCCCCGCTCAGGACTTCATTCTCAATAGAGGCCGCATGCTGTTTCCCGGCACCCCGATCATTTCCGTTCTCGCACCTGTAACACTAAATGACCCGGTTCCAGGCCGTAGCATCATCCAGATACCCGCCAAGGTTAATTTTGAAGGAACCCTGGAAACGGCCTTGCAACTCTTTCCGGAGACGAAGACCGTCTATTTCGTCATTGGAGACGCGCCGGTTGAAAAGCAATGGCTGGCAATAGCGAAAACCGCTTTCACCCCATGGCATGGCAAACTGCGGTTCGATTATTCCGCATCAAGCACATATGAAGAGATGCTCCAGAAAGCCGGTTCACTCTCTCCCGACAGCATCATTTTCTATCTGTCCTTCTACCGGGACCCCACCAACCGCACGTTCGTCCCGCTGGATGTGGCCAGAGAGACAACGCGTATAGCCAAAGTGCCTGTTTTCGGCGTGTACGACACGCTTTTGGGAGTGGGCGTGCTCGGCGGTTCGATGTTCAGCTACGAATATGAAGGCCATCATAGCGCCGAACTGGCGCTCGACATCATGTCCGGGAAACTCAAGCCGGCTGAACAGCTGACCGTCATCCCCTGCCTCGCTCGCCCAATGTTCGACTATCAGCAGGTGGAACGCTGGCATCTGGACATGGACGCCTTTCCCGAGGGAAGTGTTTTCACCAACCGCTCGCCTACCCTCTGGGGACAGTACAAAGAGGCCGTCATTGGTGCGCTTGGGGTGTTGCTGGTTTTGAGTACGCTGGTGGCAGCGCTTTGGAGAATGAACCGGCGCCGCAAACTGGCCGAAACCGATGCGCTTTTAAGCGAAGCGAGGTTCCGGGCTCTTGTCGAACAGGCCCCCGAAGCGATCATAGTCACCGACGTTGACAGCAACCTGACCGTCGATGCCAACAAAAACGCCTTCAAGCTTTTCGGCTGCGAAACACTCGAGCAGATAAGCAACCGGGTGGACCTCTATTTCCTGCCCGAGCAGCCCGACCATCTTCCCTTGAGCGTGAGCATGAACGACCATCGCACCAGGGCGCTGGCCGGGGAAGAGGTGATATTCGAGCGGGCAATCCGAAGCGCCCAGGGAATTGTTCGCATATGCGAAGTGCGGCTGGTTCTTTTGCCTTCGGCGGAGCGCAGACTCCTGCGCGCCAGCTGGATCGACGTCACCGAACGAAAGCATGCCGAGGCCGCCATGGCCTCGTCCTTGCGTGAGAAGGAGATCCTTCTGCGCGAGATTCACCACCGAGTGAAAAACAACCTGCAGATCATCAGCAGCCTCCTGAGCCTGCAAGGCCAGGGCACCAACGACCCAGCCGCCCTGAGCATCTTAAACGACAGCCAAGGCCGGGTTATGTCGATGGCCCTTATTCATCAACAACTCTACGAATCATCCGATTATCGGGGAATAGACGCGGGCAAATACCTGCACAAGCTTTTATCCAGGCTGGTGACCGCCCTGAAAGGAGCGCGCACCATCGACCTCAAGATCGAAATGCCCGCAATCCACATGAGCCTCGACCAGGCCATACCCTTTGGGCTCATCATGAACGAGCTGGTCACCAATTCGCTCAAGCACGCATTCAGGGACAAGAGTTCCGGGATGATCGGGATCTCCGCGATAGAGCAGGAGGATTCGGTGGTTTTTCTTATCCAGGACGACGGAGCGGGCCTGCCCCCGGGCTTTACGGTAGCAACAGCCGCTTCGCTCGGGCTGCAGATCGTCACCATGCTCACGGACCAGCTTCATGGCTCACTTGAGTTGGAATCCCAAGGCGGCACACGCGTCCGGCTACAGCTCCCCAAGAAGGCGGACCACGCCTGA
- a CDS encoding GntP family permease, translated as MEVIGIIGTLVLLIIVAYRGYSVIFFAPILAVAAAVMQGLPIMPTYTELFMAKAVTYVKNFFPVFMLGAVFGKIMEESGMAKSVAHKIFESLGPKHVMLSTVLAAAILTYGGVSMFVVVFAVYPFAAALYKEAGIPKKLLPSAIFLGAFTFTMDALPGSPQIQNLIPSNFLGTSVYAGPWMGIFISICMFSSGMWWLHHRANQALARGEGYGEHTINEPEIKEDVKLPSWQISVLPLILVLAITYIGNNMITWDPKVLEPIAAMKIPLMAPNIKRVISTWSLIIGLVCGISLTAAIGYRRMPSGGISKAISVGAVGSLLAIMNVASEVGYGNVIAALPGFKTIADAVLGLTLGNNPLVSEAVTINILCGITGSASGGVSIALDLFGKYWLDWANSVNLSPDVLHRVAAIASGGMDTGPHNGAIITLLAVCGLTHRQSYPDIFALTILKILMVVLALAFFAVFGIA; from the coding sequence ATGGAAGTAATTGGAATCATCGGAACGTTGGTCTTGCTGATCATCGTGGCGTACCGAGGGTATTCCGTCATTTTCTTCGCCCCGATCCTCGCTGTGGCCGCAGCGGTGATGCAGGGCCTGCCCATCATGCCCACCTACACCGAACTCTTCATGGCCAAAGCTGTCACCTACGTGAAGAACTTCTTCCCGGTGTTCATGCTGGGCGCGGTCTTCGGAAAGATCATGGAAGAAAGCGGCATGGCCAAATCCGTGGCCCACAAGATATTCGAATCGCTCGGGCCAAAGCACGTCATGCTCTCCACGGTGCTGGCCGCGGCCATTCTCACCTACGGCGGCGTGAGCATGTTCGTGGTGGTCTTCGCGGTGTATCCGTTCGCCGCGGCCCTGTACAAGGAAGCGGGCATCCCCAAGAAGCTCTTGCCCTCGGCCATTTTTTTGGGCGCCTTCACCTTCACCATGGACGCCCTGCCCGGTTCGCCGCAGATACAGAACCTCATTCCGTCCAACTTCCTGGGCACCAGCGTCTATGCCGGCCCGTGGATGGGAATCTTCATCTCCATCTGCATGTTCAGTTCCGGCATGTGGTGGCTGCACCACCGGGCCAACCAGGCCTTGGCCCGGGGCGAGGGCTACGGGGAGCACACCATAAACGAGCCCGAGATAAAGGAGGACGTGAAGCTGCCCTCCTGGCAGATATCCGTCCTGCCCCTGATCCTGGTCCTGGCCATCACCTACATCGGCAACAATATGATCACCTGGGACCCCAAGGTGCTCGAACCCATAGCCGCCATGAAGATCCCGCTCATGGCCCCGAACATCAAGAGGGTCATCAGCACCTGGTCGCTCATCATCGGCCTGGTCTGCGGCATCTCCCTGACCGCGGCCATCGGCTACAGGCGCATGCCCTCGGGCGGCATTAGCAAGGCCATCAGCGTCGGCGCCGTCGGGTCTCTCCTGGCCATCATGAACGTGGCCTCCGAGGTGGGCTACGGCAACGTCATCGCCGCCCTGCCCGGCTTCAAGACCATCGCCGACGCGGTGCTGGGACTCACCCTGGGCAACAACCCCCTGGTGTCCGAAGCGGTGACCATCAACATTCTCTGCGGCATCACCGGATCGGCTTCTGGCGGCGTGTCCATCGCCCTGGACCTGTTCGGCAAATACTGGCTGGACTGGGCGAATTCCGTGAACCTCTCCCCGGACGTGCTGCACCGGGTGGCGGCCATCGCCTCGGGCGGCATGGACACCGGCCCCCACAACGGAGCCATCATCACCCTGCTGGCCGTGTGCGGCCTGACCCACCGCCAGTCCTACCCGGACATATTCGCGCTGACCATCCTGAAGATCCTCATGGTGGTTCTCGCCCTGGCGTTCTTCGCCGTGTTCGGCATAGCCTGA
- a CDS encoding histidine kinase produces the protein MIFCFPISARVMLAVCLVLLSALPAVAQDKKRVLVLHSYHKGLTWTDSEDAGMASVFRQDNHIEVFTEYMDAKRVHNPGDDARLASFLKEKYARVAFDVVLASDDDAFQFLLDKRAALFPNAPVVFCGVNFFDEAKLTGKQDFFTGIVEAYDVRNTLRTALALHPGTYRIVVINDRSATGLANKKVLSEVLPEFEKKVSVSYLEDLDMDELLSKVRTLAQGDLILLLTYNRDRSGKPFNYDESIELVAGQSKVPIYGVWDFYLGHGIVGGLLTSGFDQGREAAEMAVRILRGERPRDIGVVKESTNRFMFDYEQLRRFGVSQSLLPEGSLLINRPASFYEEHQGKVLAVSTAFMILLGMLMALWVNIQGRKKTEASLRESEEKFERIFRHSPDWIAILRLHEGTYVDVNDAFVEITGFSREEVIGKTSMDIGIYANPKERYELDEGFLRQGRTLNQELQYRMKSGEVITVERSGELVEIGGEKCVVSIVRDITSKKQAEQALIESELQKKLRTDAEIKMLQAQINPHFLFNAITSIMHYIRTDPETASDLLVKLGDFFRKNIKPGGASVPLAKELEHCEDYLSIERARFEERLKVTYDIEPAALECPVPPLILQPLVENALRHGLMPKEEGGEIIVGAHHENGAVRIFVKDNGVGMEQAAVAALLDETPGIQPAHGTGLALRNVNARLVAIHGAQHGLRIESAPGVGTTISFSIPRS, from the coding sequence ATGATTTTTTGCTTCCCTATATCCGCCCGCGTTATGCTGGCCGTATGCCTTGTCCTCTTGAGCGCGTTGCCAGCCGTCGCCCAGGACAAGAAACGCGTTCTGGTGCTGCATTCCTACCACAAGGGACTGACCTGGACCGACAGCGAGGACGCCGGCATGGCCTCGGTGTTCAGGCAGGACAATCACATCGAGGTGTTCACCGAGTACATGGACGCAAAGCGCGTCCACAACCCGGGCGACGACGCCAGGCTGGCCTCCTTCTTAAAGGAGAAATACGCCCGGGTGGCGTTCGACGTGGTGCTGGCTTCCGATGACGACGCCTTCCAGTTCCTCTTGGACAAAAGGGCGGCTCTCTTCCCGAACGCCCCGGTGGTTTTTTGCGGCGTGAATTTCTTCGATGAAGCCAAGCTTACGGGAAAGCAGGATTTCTTCACCGGCATCGTGGAAGCCTATGATGTCCGCAACACGCTGCGCACGGCTCTGGCCCTGCATCCGGGTACCTACCGCATCGTGGTGATAAACGACAGGTCCGCTACCGGATTGGCCAACAAGAAGGTGCTCTCCGAGGTCTTGCCCGAGTTCGAGAAAAAGGTGTCCGTGTCCTACCTGGAAGACCTGGACATGGACGAGCTCCTCTCCAAGGTGAGGACCCTGGCCCAGGGGGATCTCATCCTGCTCTTGACCTACAACCGGGACCGTTCCGGAAAGCCGTTCAATTACGATGAGTCAATAGAACTCGTGGCCGGGCAGTCCAAGGTGCCGATCTACGGCGTATGGGACTTCTACCTGGGCCACGGAATCGTCGGCGGTCTTCTGACCAGCGGCTTCGACCAGGGCAGGGAAGCAGCCGAGATGGCCGTGCGGATTCTTAGAGGGGAGCGCCCCCGCGACATCGGGGTGGTGAAGGAGAGCACCAACCGCTTCATGTTCGATTACGAGCAGCTGCGCCGGTTCGGCGTGTCCCAAAGCCTGTTGCCCGAGGGGAGCCTCCTCATCAACAGGCCAGCCTCCTTCTACGAGGAGCACCAGGGCAAGGTGCTGGCCGTGTCCACGGCGTTCATGATCCTTCTAGGCATGCTGATGGCCCTTTGGGTGAACATACAGGGGCGCAAGAAGACCGAGGCCAGCCTGCGCGAGTCCGAAGAGAAGTTCGAGCGCATCTTCCGGCACAGCCCGGACTGGATCGCCATCCTGCGTCTCCATGAAGGCACCTACGTGGACGTCAACGATGCCTTCGTGGAGATCACCGGGTTCAGCCGCGAAGAGGTCATCGGCAAGACGTCCATGGATATCGGTATCTACGCCAATCCCAAGGAACGCTACGAGCTCGACGAGGGTTTCTTGCGCCAGGGCCGGACCTTGAACCAGGAGCTCCAGTACAGGATGAAGTCCGGCGAGGTCATCACCGTCGAGCGGTCGGGCGAGCTTGTCGAAATCGGCGGGGAGAAATGCGTGGTCTCCATCGTCCGCGACATTACCAGCAAGAAACAGGCGGAGCAGGCCCTTATCGAGTCCGAGCTGCAAAAAAAGCTGCGTACCGACGCAGAAATCAAAATGCTCCAGGCCCAGATCAATCCGCATTTTCTTTTCAACGCCATAACGTCCATCATGCATTATATCAGGACCGACCCGGAAACGGCCTCGGATCTTCTGGTGAAGCTTGGCGATTTCTTCCGCAAGAACATAAAGCCCGGCGGGGCCAGCGTCCCCCTGGCCAAGGAACTGGAACACTGCGAGGATTACCTTTCCATCGAGCGGGCCCGGTTCGAGGAACGGCTCAAGGTCACCTACGACATCGAACCAGCCGCCTTGGAGTGCCCGGTTCCTCCGCTCATCCTCCAGCCTTTGGTGGAAAACGCCCTGCGCCACGGACTGATGCCCAAGGAAGAGGGCGGGGAGATCATTGTCGGCGCCCATCATGAAAACGGCGCGGTGCGGATCTTCGTCAAGGACAACGGCGTGGGCATGGAACAGGCGGCCGTGGCGGCCCTGCTGGACGAAACCCCGGGCATCCAGCCCGCTCACGGCACGGGCCTGGCCCTGCGCAACGTGAACGCCCGCCTGGTGGCCATCCATGGAGCCCAGCACGGCCTGCGCATCGAGAGCGCTCCGGGCGTTGGCACAACCATCTCCTTCTCCATCCCGCGCTCATGA